The Candidatus Omnitrophota bacterium genome contains the following window.
GCATGCCAGAAAGACCCAGGACAACCCGAAGGGCGGTATTGTGCACAGGGAAGGCCTTATAGACATATCAAAACTTTCCATTGTGTGCGCCAGATGCGGCAAACCGTCGCGCGCGGGCTTTAATGTCCTGCCTGATAAATCCAAGGTTAGGATTTGCAGGGCGTGCCGGGAAATTATTTAAAACTTTGTAGCGTGGTTTTTTAAACGCCGGCAATCGTCAAGGTTTAAAAACATTAACTTATAGGAATGATTATGGAAAAGAAACAACGCAGCAGAGCGAGATTACAGGAAAAATATGAAAATGAGATTATCCCGGAGATGATGGAAAAATTTTCATATAAAAATACATTACAGGTTCCCCGCATAAAAAAAGTGACCGTTAATATGGGGATAGGTTTAGCCGCGCATGATGACAAGATAGCCGAAGACGCGCAAAAAGAACTTGCCCAGCTTACCGGCCAAAAACCGATAATTACCAAATCAAAAAAAGCCATATCCAATTTTAAAACAAGGATAGGCTCTCCTGTAGGGTGTTGTGTCACGTTGCGCAGGGTGAGGATGTATGAGTTCCTTGACAAGCTTATCAATATCGCTTTACCCAGGATAAAGGATTTCAGAGGCGTATCGTTTAAATCGTTTGATAAACAAGGCAATTATTCCCTCGGCCTGCGAGAACATACCATATTTCCGGAACTTGAAATAGACAAAGTGACCAAGGTCAAAGGTATGACGGTAACAATAACAATGACGCCCTCAAAGGCGACAGAGTCTTACGAGGTTCTTAAAAGGCTGGGGATGCCGTTCGCGCAAAAATAGCATCACAATAGCCCGGCTGTTTGGCAAGGGGCAGGTGAAAAATTTCCTGCCGGCAGGCAGGAAATTTTCGGGCGCATAAGAACAGGAGTAAAAATTGGCAAAAAAAGCTCTAATAGAAAAACAAAAAAGAAAGCCCAAGTTTAGCGTGCGTTTTTATAACAGATGCATGTTATGCGGCAGGCCGCGCGGTTTCATAAGAAGATTTAAACTTTGCAGGATATGCTTTAGGGAATTGGCTTCACGCGGAGAGATTCCGGGAGTAACAAAGGCCAGCTGGTAATAATTACGGCGCGCGTCCGGCGTTATTTTGTTCACGCTAAGGATAGCGGCCGAAGAGCGCAATTAAGGAGCGGATAATGTCACAGACAGACACGATAGCTGATTTCATCACATGCATAAGGAACGCGTCTTCCGCCAGGAAAGAGAGCCTTGAATGCCCTCTTTCCGGTATGCGTAAATCCATATGCGAGATACTGAAAAGAGAGGGTTTTATACGTGATTATCGCGTTATTAAGGATGAGCGGCAGGGGATGCTGAAGCTTTATTTAAAATACGCAAAGGATAAAAATAA
Protein-coding sequences here:
- the rplX gene encoding 50S ribosomal protein L24; translated protein: MKIKKNDIVKVLAGKDRGKQGKVLKIFPSKNKAIVEGINYVSKHARKTQDNPKGGIVHREGLIDISKLSIVCARCGKPSRAGFNVLPDKSKVRICRACREII
- the rplE gene encoding 50S ribosomal protein L5, which codes for MEKKQRSRARLQEKYENEIIPEMMEKFSYKNTLQVPRIKKVTVNMGIGLAAHDDKIAEDAQKELAQLTGQKPIITKSKKAISNFKTRIGSPVGCCVTLRRVRMYEFLDKLINIALPRIKDFRGVSFKSFDKQGNYSLGLREHTIFPELEIDKVTKVKGMTVTITMTPSKATESYEVLKRLGMPFAQK
- a CDS encoding type Z 30S ribosomal protein S14; its protein translation is MAKKALIEKQKRKPKFSVRFYNRCMLCGRPRGFIRRFKLCRICFRELASRGEIPGVTKASW
- the rpsH gene encoding 30S ribosomal protein S8, which codes for MSQTDTIADFITCIRNASSARKESLECPLSGMRKSICEILKREGFIRDYRVIKDERQGMLKLYLKYAKDKNKTPAITSLEKISKPGLRMYKKMKDITHVLGGRGIAILSTSKGILTDSECRELKIGGEPLCNIW